One Equus asinus isolate D_3611 breed Donkey chromosome 26, EquAss-T2T_v2, whole genome shotgun sequence genomic window carries:
- the LOC106847389 gene encoding zinc finger protein 548-like isoform X2 gives MASPEGPMAEAEMLLDPSQGPVIFEDVAIYFSQDEWGLLDEAQRLLYHAVMMENFALLSSVGSWHGAQDEEAPSEQGVSVGVSQVSTPKPGPSFQKARPCEMCHPLWKDILHLAEHNEMYPDQGLYVCGANLYQHQKEQSGDKLSRRDEGRASFVMKSNVHMTERTLTCSEGEKNFEADTGFLLHLNPHSWGKPHRDTECRETFESGQNDYKCTQCGKAFSQKQILVNHEKIHIGLRPYECNKCGMAFLRKSHLVRHQKIHTGERPFKCSECGKFFRYSSTLMSHQRVHTRLSPYECSKCGEFFKYNANFMKHQRIHNGDRSYECRECGKFFRYNYRLIRHERVHTGERPYECRECGKFFRYSSTFIRHQRVHTGERPYECHECGKLFRYNSTLIKHQRVHTGERPYECSECGKFFRYTSTLIRHQRVHTVERPYKCSLCGEFFIYKSKLIKHWRNHTGERSYECSECGKAFTYHCRLIRHQRVHTGERPYECSECGKFFRYNSNLIKHWRNHTGERPYECSECGKAFSHRHILVEHQKIHTGERPYECSKCQKAFIRKSHLVHHQKIHNEDRLMAL, from the exons ATGGCGTCGCCCGAG GGTCCCATGGCAGAGGCAGAAATGCTTTTGGACCCTTCACAG GGCCCTGTGATCTTTGAGGACGTGGCCATATATTTCTCCCAGGATGAGTGGGGCCTCCTTGATGAAGCCCAGAGACTCTTGTACCATGCTGTGATGATGGAGAACTTTGCACTTTTGTCCTCCGTAG GTAGTTGGCATGGAGCCCAGGATGAGGAGGCACCTTCAGAGCAAGGTGTTTCCGTGGGAGTGTCACAGGTCAGCACTCCAAAGCCAGGTCCATCCTTCCAGAAGGCCCGGCCCTGTGAGATGTGTCACCCACTCTGGAAAGACATTTTGCACCTGGCTGAGCACAATGAAATGTACCCTGATCAAGGGCTATACGTTTGTGGGGCAAATCTTTACCAGCACCAAAAGGAGCAGTCTGGAGACAAACTTTCCAGAAGGGATGAGGGGAGGGCTTCATTTGTGATGAAGAGCAATGTTCACATGACAGAGAGGACCTTGACATGCAGTGAAGGTGAGAAGAACTTCGAAGCTGACACAGGCTTTCTTCTACACCTGAACCCTCACAGTTGGGGGAAGCCACACAGGGACACTGAGTGCAGGGAGACCTTTGAAAGTGGACAAAATGATTATAAGTGCACtcaatgtgggaaagctttcagccAAAAACAAATACTTGTTAACCATGAGAAAATCCACATTGGATTAAGGCCTTATGAATGCAACAAATGTGGGATGGCCTTCCTTAGAAAGTCCCATCTTGTTCGACACCAGAAAATCCACACTGGAGAAAGACCTTTtaagtgcagtgaatgtgggaaattctttaGATACAGCTCCACACTCATGAGTCACCAGAGAGTTCACACTAGATTAAGCCCTTACGAGTGCAGCAAATGTGGAGAATTCTTTAAGTACAATGCCAACTTCATgaaacatcagagaattcacaatGGAGACAGGTCTTATGAGTGCAGAGAATGTGGAAAATTCTTTAGGTACAACTACAGACTGATAAGACATgagagagttcacactggagaaaggccttatgagtgcagaGAATGTGGGAAATTTTTTAGGTACAGCTCCACATTCATTAGACatcagagagttcacactggagaaaggccttatgagtgccATGAATGTGGGAAATTATTTAGGTACAATTCCACACTCATTAAACatcagagagttcacactggagaaaggccttatgagtgtaGTGAATGTGGGAAGTTCTTCAGGTACACCTCTACACTCATTAGACATCAAAGAGTTCACACTGTAGAAAGGCCTTATAAGTGCAGCTTATGCGGGGAATTCTTTATATACAAGTCCAAGCTCATTAAACATTGGAGAAATCACACTGGAGAAAGGTCTTAtgaatgcagtgaatgtgggaaagcctttacgTACCACTGCAGACTCATTAGACatcagagagttcacactggagaaaggccttatgaatgcagtgaatgtgggaaattctttCGGTACAACTCCAATCTCATTAAACATTGGAGAAATCACACTGGAGAGAGGCCTTATGAGTGCAgcgaatgtgggaaagcctttagccACAGACATATACTTGTTGAGCATCAGAAaatccatactggagaaaggccttatgaatGTAGCAAGTGTCAGAAGGCCTTCATTAGAAAGTCCCACCTTGTTCATCACCAGAAAATTCACAATGAAGACAGGCTCATGGCATTGTGA
- the LOC106847389 gene encoding zinc finger protein 548-like isoform X1, which produces MASLFLQGPMAEAEMLLDPSQGPVIFEDVAIYFSQDEWGLLDEAQRLLYHAVMMENFALLSSVGSWHGAQDEEAPSEQGVSVGVSQVSTPKPGPSFQKARPCEMCHPLWKDILHLAEHNEMYPDQGLYVCGANLYQHQKEQSGDKLSRRDEGRASFVMKSNVHMTERTLTCSEGEKNFEADTGFLLHLNPHSWGKPHRDTECRETFESGQNDYKCTQCGKAFSQKQILVNHEKIHIGLRPYECNKCGMAFLRKSHLVRHQKIHTGERPFKCSECGKFFRYSSTLMSHQRVHTRLSPYECSKCGEFFKYNANFMKHQRIHNGDRSYECRECGKFFRYNYRLIRHERVHTGERPYECRECGKFFRYSSTFIRHQRVHTGERPYECHECGKLFRYNSTLIKHQRVHTGERPYECSECGKFFRYTSTLIRHQRVHTVERPYKCSLCGEFFIYKSKLIKHWRNHTGERSYECSECGKAFTYHCRLIRHQRVHTGERPYECSECGKFFRYNSNLIKHWRNHTGERPYECSECGKAFSHRHILVEHQKIHTGERPYECSKCQKAFIRKSHLVHHQKIHNEDRLMAL; this is translated from the exons ATGGCCTCCCTCTTCCTACAGGGTCCCATGGCAGAGGCAGAAATGCTTTTGGACCCTTCACAG GGCCCTGTGATCTTTGAGGACGTGGCCATATATTTCTCCCAGGATGAGTGGGGCCTCCTTGATGAAGCCCAGAGACTCTTGTACCATGCTGTGATGATGGAGAACTTTGCACTTTTGTCCTCCGTAG GTAGTTGGCATGGAGCCCAGGATGAGGAGGCACCTTCAGAGCAAGGTGTTTCCGTGGGAGTGTCACAGGTCAGCACTCCAAAGCCAGGTCCATCCTTCCAGAAGGCCCGGCCCTGTGAGATGTGTCACCCACTCTGGAAAGACATTTTGCACCTGGCTGAGCACAATGAAATGTACCCTGATCAAGGGCTATACGTTTGTGGGGCAAATCTTTACCAGCACCAAAAGGAGCAGTCTGGAGACAAACTTTCCAGAAGGGATGAGGGGAGGGCTTCATTTGTGATGAAGAGCAATGTTCACATGACAGAGAGGACCTTGACATGCAGTGAAGGTGAGAAGAACTTCGAAGCTGACACAGGCTTTCTTCTACACCTGAACCCTCACAGTTGGGGGAAGCCACACAGGGACACTGAGTGCAGGGAGACCTTTGAAAGTGGACAAAATGATTATAAGTGCACtcaatgtgggaaagctttcagccAAAAACAAATACTTGTTAACCATGAGAAAATCCACATTGGATTAAGGCCTTATGAATGCAACAAATGTGGGATGGCCTTCCTTAGAAAGTCCCATCTTGTTCGACACCAGAAAATCCACACTGGAGAAAGACCTTTtaagtgcagtgaatgtgggaaattctttaGATACAGCTCCACACTCATGAGTCACCAGAGAGTTCACACTAGATTAAGCCCTTACGAGTGCAGCAAATGTGGAGAATTCTTTAAGTACAATGCCAACTTCATgaaacatcagagaattcacaatGGAGACAGGTCTTATGAGTGCAGAGAATGTGGAAAATTCTTTAGGTACAACTACAGACTGATAAGACATgagagagttcacactggagaaaggccttatgagtgcagaGAATGTGGGAAATTTTTTAGGTACAGCTCCACATTCATTAGACatcagagagttcacactggagaaaggccttatgagtgccATGAATGTGGGAAATTATTTAGGTACAATTCCACACTCATTAAACatcagagagttcacactggagaaaggccttatgagtgtaGTGAATGTGGGAAGTTCTTCAGGTACACCTCTACACTCATTAGACATCAAAGAGTTCACACTGTAGAAAGGCCTTATAAGTGCAGCTTATGCGGGGAATTCTTTATATACAAGTCCAAGCTCATTAAACATTGGAGAAATCACACTGGAGAAAGGTCTTAtgaatgcagtgaatgtgggaaagcctttacgTACCACTGCAGACTCATTAGACatcagagagttcacactggagaaaggccttatgaatgcagtgaatgtgggaaattctttCGGTACAACTCCAATCTCATTAAACATTGGAGAAATCACACTGGAGAGAGGCCTTATGAGTGCAgcgaatgtgggaaagcctttagccACAGACATATACTTGTTGAGCATCAGAAaatccatactggagaaaggccttatgaatGTAGCAAGTGTCAGAAGGCCTTCATTAGAAAGTCCCACCTTGTTCATCACCAGAAAATTCACAATGAAGACAGGCTCATGGCATTGTGA